Genomic window (bacterium):
ATATCGTTGCCGGCCCGCCAACCGATCATTCTCGGCGGCGGCGGCCGCCTGGGCCTCCGCGAGCCGCCGGGACTCGGCCTCAAGCGACGCCTTGTCCGCTGCGAGCCGGACCTCTTCGGCCGCGAGCTCCTGCCGCGCTGCCGCGACGCGGTCGCCCTCCTCGCGCAACCGGCCCTCGCTTTCCGAGAGTCGCGCTTTCTCGTCTGCCAGTTCCGCCCCGATCGCCGCCAGTTGCGCCCGCTCGCCCGCGAGGCGGGTCCGCTCCGCCTCAACTTCTGTTTGGCCATCGGCCAGCCGATTCAATTCCGCCGCGTGCTCGCGCTGCGCTTCGGCGAGCCGCGCCCGCTCCTCGTCGACCGCTCGGCGGGTCTCGAGCAACTGCCTCTGCTGCTGCTCGACCTCAGCGCCGGCCTCGCGCACCTCGGCGCGCACGATTTCCACGTCCTGCCGCGCCGCGGCGACCCGCGCTTCCTCCTCCTCCAACCGCTCCCGGTCGCGGTTCAGCGCGGCTTCCGCGGCGTCGAGCTCGGTCCGTGTCTCCGTCAATCGCGCTGTCTCCGCAACGAGCGCCGCCTGCGCCTCGATCAGCCGGCGGTACGCTGTCTCCAGCGACGCCCATGCGTCCGCGAGCGGCGTCTGCCCGAGTGCGAGATCCTGTTGTGAGACCGCCGGAGTCCGCTCGCGCGACTCGAACGGGACCACCGTGAGATGAGGCGCGGCGGATTCGAGCATCCGCGGTGACTCGGCGACCCGGAAAATCTCTCCCTCGGACCGTGCCGGCGCCGCCGGCGCGGCGGTCCGGACCGCCGCGTCCGTCGTCGTCTCGGTGCGCGCACGCGCGATCCCGTGGTCGATGACGGTCGCCGCCTGCAGCGCGAATGCGTGCATGACTTCCTGTTCCGGCCCCGAGCAGGCGTGAGGAGCATCATAGTAGTACGCCACCGCGCCGACCACCCGGCCGCCTCGAATCAGCGACCAGGAACAAATCGAGCGAAGACCCTCCCGCTCGGCCCGATCGATAATCTCGGCACTGCCGGACGGCCACTCGCGGATGTCGCGCACGAGCGACGCGCCGGGAGTAGCCGTCCGCCCGCCCTTCGGCAGATCCATGCATCTCAGCTCGGGATGGCGCATGATGTGCGCCCACGGATTGACGCCGTCCGGGGTGACGAGTTCACGGACGTAGGTGTCCGATAGGCCGTGGCTCCACGGACAACTCACGATACCGCTCGGGGAGCGGTAGAAGACCGCCGCGCGAGGCACCTCGGTCACCGTGAGAAGCGCGCGGCCGATTGCGGGGGCGGATTCTGCTCCGATGGGGCCGGCGAGCATCTCGACGGCGGCGGCGAGGCGCGCCGTGAACGCGGCCCGCTGCTCACCGTCATCCACGACCGGCGCACCGGCCGCCATCCCGGCCACAGCCATCGCTGCTCCCCTCTCGTGCGAGTTGCAAAGACAAAAGCCGAACGACCAGTCAACGTCCGGCTTCGGCAACCCGGCTGACCCACGCGAAGGGTCCCGTGGCTTTGCGTCCCCGCGTCACCGCGGGTTTGCCTTTATCGACCGCAGACACCCGGCAGGTGTTATGCCCCCCGCCGTTCTCGCTCAGCACTCCCGCACCGACGTGGGCAGTGCGTCGTGCCGACACTATAATCGTGTCCGCGTGCGGATGTCAACGCAAGTCGCCATGAGTTCACCGGCAAGTTCGGAGGTGCTTTGCGGGAACACCCTCGTCCCGAATCGCCGCGATCTCGGCCGCCCGACGCACGACCGGCGGCGCGATCGGACCCGCCGCCGGTCTGATGTTCTGTGCCGATGTGCCGCTACTGGATCGTGATCTGCCACACTTCGTTGGTGTGCGGGTTCACCCGCAGGGTGACCATGTCGCCCGCATGGACGGTGGCGGGAGCCACGGAAGCCCCCGCCCGCGTCGCGACCGCGAACGCGCTCAAATGGTAGGAATCGCCGTTCTCCAGCACCACCACGCCGGAGCTGGTCGTGGCGAGCACTTTCCCCGTCACCTGTTTGAACGACGCGCGGACCGACTGCGCGACCCCGTTCTGATCCACGGTCACCTCGACGAAATCGCCGGGCCTGATGTCGGCGAGCGCCGCCGAGCCGCCCGTGTTGTCGGCCGCGTTGATACGGATGATCGACGTCGTCGGAGCCACGGCATAGGTATAGACGGCATTTCCACTCTGCACCATGATCTGGCCCGGCGCGGCCGAGGCGTTCACGCTGACCACGGTTCCGTTCACGGTCGCGGACGTGGGCGCCGGCGCGGCCGGCGGCTGCGCGGCCGGATAATTCTGGGACGGCGGCAGCGGCTGGACCGGCGTGGCCGCCTGGCTGCCGATCTGCACCGTCGTCGTGGCCGGATCCCACCCGACCGATGCCCCGAGCGCCTGGCTGACAAACCGCAGGGGCACCATGGTCCGGCCGCCGACGAGAATCGCCGGCACATCCATCGTGGTCGGCTGCCCGTTCACGCTGGCCGCGGGACTACCGACGCGCAGTGACATTGTCGTGTCCCCCCGTGCGGCGAGGACGGTCTGCGTTACAGGATCCCACGTCACGACTGCCCCGAGCCGCTCGAAGACGCCCCGGAGCGGCACCAATACCCGCCCCGACACCATGACCGGAGGAACGTCGAAGGCCACGGGCCGACCGTCCACCAGCACCCGCACGGACGGAGCCGGGGTCTGGGCCTGCGCGGCGATCACCGCGCCCGCGGCCGCGGCAATCAAGGCTCCGGCCAGGAGCCGGACGCCGAAGCGACTCCTCATATGATCCACCACCTCCGGGCGACCCGCCTCGAGGGCAGATACCTCAAGGCGCCGGCCGCAGCAAGCGTCAGCGCACCGCGTCCGCCGTTTTCGGCAGCGCGTCCACCGGCTTCGCCAGCGGCTCCCGGTCGAGCCGGGCGCGCAGACCGCGGATGTCACGATCGAGCGTCTCGAGCTTCGTCCGGATGTCCTCGAGCGGCTGCCGTTCCTGATCGTAAGCCTTGGCTTTCACGCGCTGCATCTCGTCGCTCATCACCCGCATCGTGCGCTCGTCGTTTTGGACGCGGCGGTCGAGCGCCGCCCGGTCGACCAGCGCGGCGATCCACGCGAGGACGAGCGCGGCGCCGGCCGCGGTCATCAGCATCTGCATCGTCACGACGATCGCCTGTCCCGACAGGCCGGGCACGTTGAGCGTCATAGCGCCCTGGAACGCCGGCTGATTCGACAACACGATGGCCGCATCGAGCGCGAGAAGAATGACGATTACAACCGTTTGCACCATATAGATGCCGCCTCCTCGAAGCATCCCGGTCGCGGATGCCCCCGCAATGCTCGGTTCGAATGGGGCGCGCAAAGCCCAACGCGCA
Coding sequences:
- a CDS encoding HD domain-containing phosphohydrolase, coding for MAVAGMAAGAPVVDDGEQRAAFTARLAAAVEMLAGPIGAESAPAIGRALLTVTEVPRAAVFYRSPSGIVSCPWSHGLSDTYVRELVTPDGVNPWAHIMRHPELRCMDLPKGGRTATPGASLVRDIREWPSGSAEIIDRAEREGLRSICSWSLIRGGRVVGAVAYYYDAPHACSGPEQEVMHAFALQAATVIDHGIARARTETTTDAAVRTAAPAAPARSEGEIFRVAESPRMLESAAPHLTVVPFESRERTPAVSQQDLALGQTPLADAWASLETAYRRLIEAQAALVAETARLTETRTELDAAEAALNRDRERLEEEEARVAAARQDVEIVRAEVREAGAEVEQQQRQLLETRRAVDEERARLAEAQREHAAELNRLADGQTEVEAERTRLAGERAQLAAIGAELADEKARLSESEGRLREEGDRVAAARQELAAEEVRLAADKASLEAESRRLAEAQAAAAAENDRLAGRQRYLDAELARLTVERQEQEREAAHAGSLEAGTGEAATDEAARQLPAAAQRGTDDDVAPAAEAQADGDAGREAGHETPPDAKMADVPAPEAAGTTYKVLVERARAAGLPNGDGQITAVAQLLDLHDGHASGYGARLAEWAEALARALSCSTEEIQAARRAAFLHDIGKIDVPETTLRKATGLTADEDAMLRDQPIAAYRMLHDVPGLGDVATILRHRFEQWNGTGRPDGLKGDLIPLGARILAVVETYGEMLTGRPGGPKLYYRDAISVLRGRAGTRFDPKVADTFCQVVAPGIER
- a CDS encoding copper amine oxidase N-terminal domain-containing protein: MRSRFGVRLLAGALIAAAAGAVIAAQAQTPAPSVRVLVDGRPVAFDVPPVMVSGRVLVPLRGVFERLGAVVTWDPVTQTVLAARGDTTMSLRVGSPAASVNGQPTTMDVPAILVGGRTMVPLRFVSQALGASVGWDPATTTVQIGSQAATPVQPLPPSQNYPAAQPPAAPAPTSATVNGTVVSVNASAAPGQIMVQSGNAVYTYAVAPTTSIIRINAADNTGGSAALADIRPGDFVEVTVDQNGVAQSVRASFKQVTGKVLATTSSGVVVLENGDSYHLSAFAVATRAGASVAPATVHAGDMVTLRVNPHTNEVWQITIQ